One Chlamydia sp. DNA window includes the following coding sequences:
- a CDS encoding ATP synthase subunit I, with translation MSSWFAQVIDVSLSQTSDLLDAPLVSEAEKFPYSCSLSKETIPSYAQKIFANFSFKAKNPSPFSSKLQSTKPEDRVFLFGSSPSSQLSSTIRTTTSSPWNLFSQGHTPASLHHFATHSFSSQKSQAQKNPSPSPTSFPSSEASQQEPLFNEPLPQFLSSDENPSSIIEKIPFQAGTHSLEETIPSQQSRKEGEVYQEQKPVPPRTIFSSSESSSTEYQDSSEHSSREDQDPQKILHKIEKRKRRATAVVPVISPPTLGIFSLSYLLTKQGILADFSAYSAYKENLETTQKELTMLHQQRIEQVEKMIAKSKTTRFWDSLASIIATIAPWLETGVAVTIIAMGGGLLSWCALFAALIMIVISLIEAFDGWRAIVKHLPGNDLDKKMRYLGYIKLALTFFSCILSLSSLYVAKLGISPLLEGVVKSISPALTGMLGLTQGIALSLQASSQKIRAHCTKIDSRIECINWERDEYFLRAEQLLDSMQTSFEQLSETLQLQREIDQTFIDSLR, from the coding sequence ATGTCATCCTGGTTTGCCCAAGTAATAGATGTTTCTCTCTCTCAAACATCAGATCTGCTAGATGCTCCTCTAGTTTCCGAAGCAGAAAAGTTTCCCTATTCCTGTTCCTTATCCAAGGAAACTATCCCTTCTTATGCACAAAAAATCTTCGCTAATTTCTCCTTTAAAGCTAAAAACCCTTCTCCTTTTTCGTCTAAATTACAATCCACTAAACCTGAAGATCGCGTATTCCTGTTTGGAAGCTCACCTTCTTCTCAACTTTCCTCAACTATACGCACAACGACGTCCTCTCCTTGGAATCTTTTTTCTCAAGGGCATACCCCAGCATCTCTTCACCACTTTGCAACACACTCATTCTCGTCACAAAAATCTCAAGCTCAAAAGAATCCCTCTCCTTCTCCTACAAGCTTTCCTTCTTCAGAAGCTTCACAGCAAGAACCCCTATTTAATGAACCCCTTCCACAATTTCTTTCTTCTGATGAAAACCCTTCATCTATCATAGAAAAAATACCGTTCCAGGCAGGAACACACTCCTTAGAAGAAACTATTCCTTCACAACAATCAAGAAAAGAGGGGGAGGTATATCAAGAACAAAAACCTGTCCCACCGCGTACGATTTTCTCTTCTTCTGAATCTTCCTCTACTGAATACCAGGATTCTTCTGAGCACTCTTCACGAGAAGACCAAGATCCTCAGAAAATATTACATAAAATAGAAAAAAGAAAACGTCGAGCCACAGCTGTAGTCCCAGTCATATCTCCGCCTACTTTAGGAATCTTTTCTTTAAGCTATCTCCTTACTAAACAAGGGATTCTTGCCGATTTTTCTGCTTATTCTGCTTATAAAGAAAATCTAGAAACGACTCAAAAAGAACTCACCATGCTACACCAGCAGCGGATTGAACAAGTAGAAAAAATGATTGCTAAATCCAAGACCACACGATTTTGGGACTCTCTAGCAAGCATCATTGCAACTATCGCTCCTTGGCTAGAAACAGGAGTGGCTGTAACCATCATTGCTATGGGAGGAGGACTTCTCTCCTGGTGTGCCCTATTTGCTGCCTTAATTATGATCGTAATATCCCTCATTGAAGCTTTCGATGGCTGGAGAGCTATTGTCAAGCACCTCCCAGGAAACGATCTAGATAAAAAAATGCGTTATCTAGGGTATATTAAACTCGCCTTAACTTTCTTCAGCTGTATTCTCTCCCTCTCCTCACTCTATGTTGCTAAATTAGGAATAAGCCCATTGCTAGAAGGTGTTGTAAAATCTATCTCTCCAGCATTAACAGGGATGCTTGGATTAACACAAGGTATTGCTTTATCTCTACAAGCTAGCAGTCAAAAAATTCGCGCTCATTGTACCAAAATTGATTCCCGTATCGAATGCATAAATTGGGAACGCGATGAATATTTTTTACGGGCAGAACAGCTGCTAGATTCGATGCAAACCTCTTTTGAACAACTCTCAGAAACTTTACAATTACAAAGAGAAATCGACCAAACATTTATAGATTCTTTACGATAG
- the ispH gene encoding 4-hydroxy-3-methylbut-2-enyl diphosphate reductase has translation MRKVIMCSPRGFCAGVIRAIQIVEKALERWGAPIYVKHEIVHNRHVIDELRAKGAIFIEDLQDVPHNSRVIYSAHGIPPSIREEAKERGLIDIDATCGLVTRVHSAVKLYAGKGYHTILIGKRKHVEVIGIRGEAPDQVTVVENVSEVESLPFSAQDPLFYVMQTTLSMDDSADIVAALKSRYPQIITLPTSSICYATQNRQRALRNILPKVNFVYVIGDTRSSNSNRLREVAMRRGVFARLVNDPEEITEEILQYSGNIGMTAGASTPESVVQSCLMKLREFIPNLVVETDLFVEEDMVFQLPKELL, from the coding sequence GTGCGTAAAGTTATTATGTGTTCACCCAGGGGGTTTTGTGCGGGAGTGATCCGTGCAATACAAATAGTAGAAAAAGCTTTAGAGAGATGGGGAGCTCCGATTTATGTTAAGCATGAGATTGTGCATAATCGTCATGTGATTGACGAGTTACGAGCCAAGGGGGCGATTTTTATTGAAGATTTACAAGATGTTCCTCATAACAGTCGAGTTATTTATTCTGCTCATGGTATTCCTCCTTCCATAAGAGAAGAAGCAAAAGAAAGGGGGTTGATTGATATTGACGCGACATGCGGTCTTGTTACAAGAGTTCATTCTGCTGTTAAGTTGTATGCAGGGAAGGGATATCATACCATTTTAATCGGTAAGAGAAAACATGTTGAGGTGATTGGAATACGCGGGGAAGCTCCTGATCAAGTAACGGTCGTAGAAAATGTCTCAGAAGTAGAATCTTTGCCTTTCAGTGCGCAGGACCCTTTATTTTATGTAATGCAAACGACTTTGAGTATGGATGATTCTGCAGACATCGTCGCAGCTTTAAAATCTCGTTATCCACAAATCATTACATTGCCAACTTCTTCTATTTGTTATGCTACTCAGAACCGGCAGAGAGCGTTACGGAATATTCTCCCAAAGGTGAATTTTGTTTATGTCATAGGGGATACTAGAAGCTCGAACTCGAATCGTTTAAGAGAAGTTGCTATGAGACGAGGGGTCTTTGCCAGATTAGTGAATGATCCTGAGGAAATTACAGAAGAGATTTTACAATATTCAGGGAATATTGGAATGACAGCAGGAGCTTCAACTCCTGAAAGTGTTGTGCAATCCTGTCTAATGAAACTACGGGAATTTATTCCGAATTTAGTCGTTGAGACAGATCTTTTTGTTGAAGAGGATATGGTATTCCAGCTACCGAAAGAATTATTATAA
- a CDS encoding protease-like activity factor CPAF: MKMNRFLLLLLTFSSAVHSPLRGESLVCKNALKDLHFLENLLQVKYAPKVWKEEYLGWNLSESVVYAQQKLCSVENPSTSFCQQVIADFIQELNDFHAGVTFYAVENAYLPYSLQKSSDGHFYFVDVMTFSSDIRIGDELLEVDGCPVEEVLATLYGGNHKGTLAEESAALRTLFSRMASLGHEVPSGRVSLKVRRPSSGSIKEVRVQWRYTPEGVGDLSAIAPSIKAPQLQKSMRGLFPKRDNHHASSLFHSPMVPHFWAELRNHYATSGLKSGYNIGNADGFFPVMGPVLWESEGPFHAYIFPIVDERGIRHNIGFLRIATYGWQEMEDVDPMGPPPWEEFAKIIDLFSLKTDALIIDQTNNPGGSVLYLYGLLSMLTDRPLNLPKHRMILTQDEVVDALDWKKLLESVDTDAEARLVLGENMEGYTVNLQVAEYLKSFSDQVLACWQNGDIELSNPIPLFGFEQIHPHPRVQYNKPICVLINEQDFSCADFFPAVLKDNDRALVVGSRTAGAGGFVFNVEFPNRTGIKSCSLTGSLAVRMHGDLIENIGVEPHIEIPFTANDIRHRSYSEYFDKIKKLVCQLINNDSVIMISEDDS; the protein is encoded by the coding sequence ATGAAAATGAATAGGTTTTTGCTATTGTTGCTCACTTTTTCTTCCGCTGTACACTCTCCTTTGCGAGGAGAGAGCTTGGTCTGCAAAAATGCTTTAAAAGACTTACATTTTTTAGAGAATTTGTTACAGGTCAAGTATGCTCCTAAGGTTTGGAAGGAGGAGTATCTAGGTTGGAATCTTTCTGAAAGCGTCGTTTATGCGCAGCAGAAGCTGTGTTCAGTCGAGAATCCTTCGACAAGCTTTTGTCAGCAGGTAATCGCTGATTTTATTCAAGAGTTGAATGATTTTCATGCAGGGGTAACTTTCTATGCTGTAGAAAATGCTTATCTTCCTTATTCATTACAGAAGAGTAGCGATGGACATTTCTATTTTGTAGATGTGATGACTTTTTCCTCTGATATCCGTATCGGAGATGAGTTGTTAGAAGTAGATGGATGTCCCGTGGAAGAAGTGCTTGCTACTTTATATGGAGGCAATCATAAGGGGACTCTTGCTGAAGAATCGGCTGCTTTACGCACCTTATTCTCCCGAATGGCTTCTTTGGGTCATGAAGTTCCTTCTGGACGAGTTTCTTTAAAGGTTCGACGTCCGTCCTCTGGCTCTATCAAAGAGGTACGTGTACAGTGGCGTTACACTCCAGAAGGTGTAGGAGATTTATCTGCGATAGCTCCTTCTATCAAGGCTCCTCAGTTACAAAAATCTATGAGAGGACTGTTCCCTAAGAGAGACAATCATCACGCTAGTTCTTTGTTCCATTCTCCAATGGTTCCTCATTTTTGGGCAGAGTTGCGTAATCATTATGCGACTAGTGGTTTGAAAAGTGGGTATAATATTGGAAATGCGGATGGCTTTTTCCCTGTGATGGGCCCTGTCCTTTGGGAATCGGAAGGGCCTTTTCATGCCTATATTTTCCCTATAGTTGATGAACGCGGGATCCGCCACAATATAGGATTTCTAAGAATCGCTACATATGGTTGGCAAGAAATGGAAGACGTAGATCCTATGGGTCCTCCTCCTTGGGAAGAGTTTGCAAAGATCATAGACCTATTTTCTTTAAAGACAGATGCTTTGATTATTGATCAAACAAATAATCCAGGAGGTAGTGTCCTTTATCTATATGGTCTGCTTTCTATGCTGACAGATAGGCCTTTAAATCTTCCTAAGCATCGCATGATTCTGACACAAGATGAAGTTGTTGATGCTCTGGATTGGAAAAAATTATTGGAATCTGTTGATACGGATGCAGAGGCTCGTCTCGTTTTAGGTGAGAACATGGAGGGGTATACGGTCAATTTGCAAGTTGCTGAATACTTGAAAAGCTTTTCAGATCAAGTGTTGGCTTGCTGGCAGAATGGGGATATCGAACTATCAAATCCGATTCCTCTTTTTGGTTTTGAGCAAATACATCCTCATCCACGAGTTCAGTATAATAAGCCAATTTGTGTTCTGATTAATGAACAAGATTTTTCTTGTGCAGACTTCTTTCCAGCTGTTCTGAAGGATAATGACAGAGCTCTTGTTGTTGGATCTCGTACGGCTGGGGCTGGGGGGTTTGTGTTTAATGTGGAGTTCCCCAATAGAACAGGAATTAAAAGTTGTTCCTTAACGGGATCTTTAGCTGTTAGAATGCACGGTGATTTAATTGAAAATATTGGGGTTGAGCCTCATATCGAGATTCCTTTCACGGCTAATGATATTCGTCATCGAAGCTATTCGGAGTATTTCGATAAAATAAAAAAATTAGTCTGTCAGTTGATTAATAACGATAGCGTGATTATGATCTCTGAGGATGATAGTTAG
- a CDS encoding NhaD family Na+:H+ antiporter has translation MLKFQLCALFLFGYLAIIFEHIVRVNKSAVSLAMGGLMWLVCFSHMPHIDHAMMVEEIADMAQVIFFLFAAMAIVELIDAHKGFSVVVRCCKVESRNVLLWVLLTLSFFLSAALDNLTSIIIIISLLKRLVKVREDRLLLGALCVIGVNAGGAWTPLGDVTTTMLWINNKISTAGIITSLFLPSVVCVLVAGCCGQLLLKKRHCSGLVEDFDREPALPKSNLIACVGFGSLLMIPMWKAVLGVPPFMGALLGLGLVWLVSDWIHSPHGEGRSHLRMPHILTRIDISSVTFFIGILLAVNALAYSHVLQDLSVGMDTLFSRNTLAVLLGLVSSVLDNVPLVAATIGMYDLPLNDPLWKLIAYAAGTGGSILIIGSAAGVAFMGMEKVSFGWYVKHISWIALASYFGGLVVYFLMENLMYFFM, from the coding sequence ATGTTAAAATTTCAGTTATGCGCGCTGTTCCTGTTCGGGTATCTTGCGATAATTTTTGAACACATTGTTCGAGTGAATAAGTCTGCTGTGTCTCTGGCTATGGGAGGTTTAATGTGGTTGGTTTGTTTCTCCCATATGCCTCATATCGACCATGCAATGATGGTTGAAGAGATTGCGGATATGGCACAAGTGATTTTCTTTTTATTTGCTGCGATGGCAATTGTCGAGCTCATAGATGCACATAAAGGATTTTCTGTTGTTGTTCGGTGCTGTAAAGTTGAGTCGAGAAATGTTCTTCTTTGGGTTTTGCTTACTCTTTCCTTTTTCTTGTCAGCGGCCTTAGATAATCTTACCTCTATTATTATTATTATTTCGCTTCTGAAGCGTCTTGTTAAAGTTCGAGAAGATCGATTATTACTAGGAGCTCTCTGTGTAATCGGGGTTAATGCTGGAGGAGCTTGGACGCCTTTAGGAGATGTTACTACGACAATGCTTTGGATCAACAATAAGATCTCTACGGCTGGGATCATTACTTCGCTGTTTCTTCCTAGTGTTGTCTGTGTGCTGGTTGCAGGGTGCTGCGGTCAGTTACTTTTAAAGAAGCGACATTGTTCCGGATTAGTAGAGGATTTTGACAGAGAACCAGCTCTTCCTAAAAGTAATTTGATTGCTTGTGTTGGCTTTGGATCTTTGCTCATGATTCCTATGTGGAAAGCTGTACTGGGAGTTCCTCCTTTTATGGGAGCGTTACTAGGGCTTGGCTTAGTTTGGCTTGTGAGTGACTGGATTCATTCTCCTCATGGTGAAGGACGTAGTCATTTACGTATGCCGCATATTTTGACGCGAATCGACATTTCCTCTGTTACATTCTTTATTGGGATTTTGTTAGCTGTTAATGCATTGGCTTATTCACATGTGTTACAAGATTTGTCTGTAGGTATGGATACATTGTTTTCCCGTAACACTCTTGCTGTTTTACTCGGCTTGGTTTCGAGTGTTTTAGATAATGTTCCGTTAGTTGCTGCCACCATAGGTATGTATGATCTTCCTTTGAATGATCCTCTCTGGAAACTGATTGCGTATGCTGCGGGAACTGGAGGAAGTATTCTCATCATTGGATCGGCTGCGGGCGTAGCTTTCATGGGTATGGAAAAAGTTAGTTTCGGCTGGTATGTGAAACATATTTCTTGGATTGCTTTAGCTAGTTATTTCGGAGGATTGGTTGTATATTTTTTGATGGAAAATTTGATGTATTTTTTCATGTAG
- a CDS encoding solute carrier family 26 protein produces the protein MVKVSLSFKHLVPKLVTCLKEGYSFNTLKKDFIAGLTAGILAFPLAIAIAIGIGVSPLQGLLASIIGGFLASALGGSRVLISGPTSSFISILYCIGVKYGEDGLFTITLMAGIFLIIFGLAGLGTFIKYMPYPVVTGLTTGIAVIIFSSQIRDFLGLQMGDGVPLDFIGKWVAYWDYLWTWDSKTFAVGLFTLLLMIYFRNFKPRYPGVMISIIIASTLVWILKIDIPTIGSRYGTLPSALPSPIFPHISITKMLQLMPDALTIAVLSGIETLLAAVVADGMTGWRHQSNCQLIGQGIANIGTSLFAGMPVTGSLSRTTASIKCGASTPMAGIIHAICLSFILLLLAPLTIKIPLTCLAAVLILIAWNMSEIHHFIHLFTAPKKDILVLLTVFILTVMTTITSAVQVGMMLAAFLFMKQMSDLSDVISTAKYFDESEQPQNDLLFSKNEVPPSTEIYEINGPFFFGIADRLKNLLNEIETPPKIFILCMSRVPTIDASAMHALEEFFLECDRQGTLLLLAGVKKTPLNDLRRYHVDELIGVDHIFSNIKGALLFAKALIKLESKSSQ, from the coding sequence TTGGTGAAAGTTTCCCTATCCTTCAAACATCTTGTCCCTAAATTAGTTACCTGCTTAAAAGAAGGGTATTCTTTTAATACATTGAAAAAAGACTTTATCGCAGGGCTTACTGCAGGAATTCTAGCCTTCCCTTTAGCTATTGCCATTGCGATAGGGATAGGAGTTTCTCCATTGCAAGGGTTATTAGCCTCCATCATTGGAGGCTTTCTTGCCTCTGCTTTGGGGGGCAGTCGTGTGCTGATATCGGGACCTACAAGTTCCTTTATCTCCATCCTCTACTGCATTGGCGTCAAATATGGAGAAGATGGACTATTTACCATCACGTTGATGGCTGGAATATTCTTAATTATTTTTGGCCTCGCAGGATTGGGCACCTTCATTAAATATATGCCTTATCCAGTGGTTACAGGACTCACAACAGGCATTGCAGTCATCATTTTTTCTTCCCAAATCCGAGATTTCCTTGGGCTTCAAATGGGAGATGGTGTTCCTCTAGATTTTATTGGGAAATGGGTAGCGTATTGGGACTACCTATGGACCTGGGATAGCAAGACTTTTGCAGTTGGATTATTTACTCTGCTTCTTATGATCTATTTTCGGAACTTCAAGCCACGCTATCCTGGAGTGATGATTTCAATCATCATTGCCTCAACCTTGGTATGGATTCTTAAAATAGACATTCCCACGATCGGTAGTCGTTACGGAACTCTTCCTAGTGCTTTACCCAGTCCGATTTTCCCTCATATTAGCATTACAAAAATGCTACAGCTCATGCCAGATGCTTTGACGATTGCGGTCTTATCCGGAATAGAAACTCTATTGGCCGCCGTAGTTGCTGATGGAATGACTGGATGGAGACATCAATCTAACTGCCAGCTAATTGGCCAAGGGATTGCTAACATTGGGACTTCCTTATTCGCAGGCATGCCCGTTACAGGCTCTCTTTCAAGGACAACGGCAAGTATTAAATGCGGAGCTAGCACTCCTATGGCAGGGATCATCCATGCGATCTGCCTCTCCTTCATCTTACTGCTTTTAGCCCCTTTAACGATCAAAATACCTCTAACGTGCCTAGCCGCAGTCTTAATTTTAATTGCCTGGAATATGAGTGAAATCCACCATTTCATTCATTTATTCACAGCTCCTAAGAAAGATATTCTTGTTTTGTTGACAGTGTTTATTCTTACAGTCATGACTACAATCACTTCTGCAGTACAAGTGGGTATGATGCTCGCAGCCTTCCTATTTATGAAGCAAATGAGTGATCTTTCTGATGTGATTTCTACCGCAAAATATTTTGATGAATCCGAGCAACCTCAAAATGATTTGCTGTTCAGCAAAAATGAGGTTCCTCCTTCTACAGAAATTTATGAAATCAATGGCCCTTTTTTCTTTGGAATCGCAGATAGACTAAAAAATTTATTAAACGAAATAGAAACTCCTCCAAAAATCTTCATTCTATGTATGAGCAGGGTTCCTACAATAGATGCATCAGCTATGCATGCTTTAGAAGAATTCTTCTTAGAATGTGACCGACAAGGTACTTTACTGCTTTTAGCCGGAGTGAAGAAAACCCCTCTTAATGATTTGAGAAGATATCACGTCGATGAGCTAATCGGGGTAGATCACATATTCTCAAACATAAAAGGAGCATTATTATTTGCAAAAGCATTGATCAAATTAGAAAGTAAATCTTCTCAATGA
- the fumC gene encoding class II fumarate hydratase encodes MRQENDSLGIVLVPEDKLFGAQTGRSQEFFAYGKELMPIEVIHALVTIKKCAAKANGDLQCLDAKRRDMIVAAADEILSGELNEHFPLKVWQTGSGTQSNMNVNEVIANLAIKRHGGEIGSKHPVHPNDHVNKSQSSNDVFPTAMHIAAVKSIKHSLIPALEHLQRVIDAKVLEFARDIKIGRTHLMDAVPMTLGQEFSGYSCQLRNCLERIGFSLTHLYELAIGGTAIGTGLNVPEGFVDRVIHYLRQETGEPFIPASNYFAALSNHDALVQAHGSLTVLACSLIKIATDLSFLGSGPRCGLGEIFFPENEPGSSIMPGKINPTQSEALQMACSQVIGNNQSIIFAGTKGNFELNVMKPVIIYDFLQSVDLLSGAMRSFADYFVCGLRVNKTQLQKNVERSLMLVTALTPILGYDKCSKIALKAFHENLSLKEACVSLGFLSEHEFDTHVIPGLMLGKKEGG; translated from the coding sequence ATGCGGCAAGAGAATGATAGCTTAGGAATTGTATTGGTTCCTGAAGATAAATTATTTGGAGCTCAAACTGGACGTTCACAAGAGTTTTTTGCTTATGGTAAAGAGTTGATGCCTATAGAGGTAATTCATGCATTAGTAACCATTAAGAAATGTGCTGCCAAGGCGAATGGAGATTTGCAGTGTTTGGATGCAAAAAGAAGGGACATGATTGTTGCTGCAGCAGATGAAATTTTATCTGGAGAATTGAATGAGCACTTCCCTTTAAAAGTCTGGCAAACAGGAAGCGGAACCCAAAGCAATATGAATGTGAATGAGGTTATCGCCAATTTAGCTATTAAGCGTCATGGAGGAGAGATTGGAAGTAAACATCCTGTTCATCCCAATGATCATGTAAATAAATCCCAATCTTCGAATGATGTTTTTCCTACCGCTATGCATATAGCTGCAGTGAAAAGCATAAAACATTCTTTAATTCCGGCTTTGGAACATTTACAAAGAGTGATTGATGCAAAAGTTCTGGAGTTTGCTCGAGATATTAAGATTGGAAGAACGCATTTAATGGACGCTGTACCCATGACCCTTGGGCAGGAGTTTTCAGGATACAGCTGCCAATTGCGTAATTGCTTAGAGAGAATAGGGTTTTCTTTAACTCATCTTTATGAGTTAGCTATTGGAGGAACTGCTATCGGAACGGGGTTGAATGTTCCTGAAGGGTTTGTAGATAGGGTAATTCATTATTTAAGACAAGAGACCGGGGAGCCTTTTATTCCTGCGTCTAACTATTTTGCTGCATTATCGAATCATGATGCTTTAGTGCAGGCTCATGGGTCCCTTACTGTTTTGGCTTGTTCTCTAATTAAAATTGCTACAGATTTAAGTTTTTTAGGATCAGGACCTCGTTGCGGATTAGGAGAGATTTTTTTCCCGGAAAATGAGCCGGGATCATCAATTATGCCAGGGAAAATCAATCCTACTCAAAGTGAAGCTTTGCAAATGGCTTGTTCTCAGGTTATTGGGAATAATCAGTCCATCATTTTTGCAGGGACTAAAGGAAATTTTGAACTAAATGTCATGAAGCCTGTGATTATTTATGATTTTTTGCAGTCAGTAGATTTGCTTTCAGGGGCTATGCGCTCTTTTGCAGATTATTTTGTTTGTGGGTTAAGGGTGAATAAAACCCAATTACAGAAAAATGTCGAAAGATCTTTGATGTTAGTCACAGCTCTAACGCCCATCTTGGGATATGATAAATGTTCGAAGATCGCATTGAAAGCTTTTCATGAGAATCTCAGCCTTAAAGAAGCCTGCGTATCATTAGGATTTTTGTCTGAACATGAGTTTGATACGCATGTTATCCCAGGATTGATGCTTGGGAAAAAAGAAGGAGGATAG